A window from Cryobacterium sp. PAMC25264 encodes these proteins:
- the rfbA gene encoding glucose-1-phosphate thymidylyltransferase RfbA, with product MRGIILAGGSGTRLWPITKGISKQLMPIYDKPMIFYPLSTLMMADIKDILIITTPEYNDQFKALLGDGSDLGINIEYAVQPSPDGLAQAFIIGEDFIGDDSVALVLGDNIFHGAGLGTALRNNADIDGALIFAYHVSDPTAYGVVEFDDKFTAVSIEEKPAKPKSNYAVPGLYFYDNSVVEIAKSIEPSARGELEISTVNERYLNQGNLHVQVLDRGTAWLDTGTFESMMQASEYVRVIEDRQGHKIGCIEEIAWRAGWIDDAQLARLAAPLAKSGYGVYLKGLLSTD from the coding sequence ATGCGCGGAATCATTCTCGCCGGCGGATCGGGCACCCGCCTGTGGCCGATCACCAAGGGCATCTCCAAGCAGCTGATGCCGATCTACGACAAGCCGATGATCTTCTATCCGCTGTCGACGCTGATGATGGCCGATATCAAGGACATCCTCATCATCACCACCCCGGAGTACAACGACCAGTTCAAGGCGCTGCTGGGCGACGGGTCCGACCTGGGCATCAACATCGAGTACGCCGTGCAGCCGTCCCCGGACGGTCTCGCGCAGGCGTTCATCATCGGTGAGGACTTCATCGGCGACGACAGCGTCGCCCTGGTCCTCGGCGACAACATCTTCCACGGCGCGGGCCTGGGAACGGCGCTCCGCAACAACGCCGACATCGACGGCGCCCTGATCTTCGCGTACCACGTCTCCGACCCCACCGCCTATGGCGTGGTCGAGTTCGACGACAAGTTCACCGCGGTGTCGATCGAGGAGAAGCCGGCCAAGCCCAAGAGCAACTACGCCGTGCCCGGACTGTACTTCTACGACAACTCCGTCGTCGAGATCGCCAAGTCCATCGAACCCTCCGCCCGCGGCGAGCTGGAGATCTCGACCGTCAACGAGCGCTACCTCAACCAGGGCAACCTGCACGTGCAGGTCCTGGACCGCGGCACCGCCTGGCTGGACACCGGCACCTTCGAATCCATGATGCAGGCCAGCGAATACGTGCGCGTCATCGAAGACCGCCAGGGCCACAAGATCGGCTGCATCGAAGAGATCGCCTGGCGCGCCGGCTGGATCGACGACGCCCAACTCGCCCGCCTCGCCGCCCCGCTCGCCAAGAGCGGCTACGGCGTCTACCTCAAGGGCCTGCTCAGCACCGACTGA
- a CDS encoding NAD-dependent epimerase/dehydratase family protein: MTTYAWVIGARGLLGSATAAAIERRNGWVLLPADPLPWADDEAMAATAAATAERLLRTAATESADWAVLWLAGNAVTSTPPAAIAAELAQLRLVLDAVALAAGAHGTALRGALFYASSAGGVYGGSAHPPFDETSLPVPISGYGRFKLDAEASLFAFSRASGVSVLAGRIANLYGPGQKLGKMQGLISHLAKAQFSPKPASIFVPLETMRDYIYVRDCAELVVDCVTRLQSVTARGGRTEAIKNLASGQAVTISNLLGHIRTLAKSKPNVMLGYSAEASMQGLDLRITSTVWPDLDKRQLTSLPAGIKATMDDVLAHIQSGG; encoded by the coding sequence GTGACCACATACGCCTGGGTGATCGGGGCCCGCGGCCTGTTGGGCAGCGCCACCGCCGCCGCCATCGAGCGGCGCAACGGCTGGGTGCTGCTGCCCGCTGATCCTCTGCCCTGGGCCGACGATGAGGCGATGGCCGCCACAGCCGCGGCCACCGCCGAACGGCTGCTGCGCACCGCCGCCACGGAGTCCGCCGACTGGGCCGTGCTCTGGCTGGCCGGAAACGCTGTCACCTCCACACCCCCGGCCGCCATCGCGGCGGAGCTCGCCCAGCTCAGGCTGGTGCTTGACGCCGTCGCCCTGGCCGCCGGCGCGCACGGCACCGCCCTGCGCGGCGCGCTCTTCTATGCTTCCTCGGCCGGCGGCGTCTACGGCGGGTCGGCGCATCCGCCGTTCGACGAGACCAGCCTTCCGGTGCCGATCTCCGGTTACGGCCGATTCAAGCTCGACGCCGAGGCGAGCCTGTTCGCCTTCTCCCGCGCATCGGGCGTCTCGGTCCTGGCCGGCCGGATCGCCAACCTCTACGGACCCGGCCAGAAGCTCGGCAAGATGCAGGGTCTCATCTCGCATCTCGCGAAAGCGCAGTTCTCCCCCAAGCCGGCGTCGATCTTCGTTCCATTGGAGACCATGCGCGACTACATCTACGTGCGCGACTGCGCCGAGCTTGTCGTCGACTGCGTCACCAGGCTCCAGTCGGTGACCGCTCGTGGCGGCCGCACCGAGGCGATCAAGAACCTCGCCTCCGGCCAGGCCGTGACGATCAGCAACCTGCTCGGACACATCCGCACCCTGGCCAAGAGCAAGCCCAACGTCATGCTCGGCTACTCCGCCGAGGCCTCCATGCAGGGCCTGGACCTGCGGATCACGTCGACCGTGTGGCCGGACCTGGACAAGCGCCAGCTCACCAGCTTGCCCGCCGGCATCAAGGCCACCATGGACGACGTGCTCGCGCACATCCAGTCCGGCGGCTGA
- a CDS encoding glycosyltransferase: MTLPSAEPDVADHSISIVIPVYQGERTLAAVLGEIEPLTRLSITPDGYTFQVEEVLLVFDHGPDNSASIIRDITERYPFARGIWLSKNFGQHAATLAGMASSGGDWIVTLDEDGQHDPRAIGGMLDTAMREQASVVYAKPTNPAPHGALRNGASKAAKYLLTKLSGSGAAADYQSYRLMLGNIGRSVAAYAGSGVYLDVAIGWVAARVTTSPVELREEGERSSGYSARRLFSHFWRMILTTGTRGLRLVSGLGVIFALVGVVFAVVIFIQRLAGDIAIQGWASLSVLVLLSAGFILFSLGIIAEYIGINVNMAMGKPPYLITTDPADGPLGRTHKAAK; the protein is encoded by the coding sequence GTGACACTCCCCTCTGCAGAACCCGACGTCGCCGACCACAGCATCTCGATCGTGATCCCCGTCTACCAGGGCGAACGCACCCTGGCCGCCGTGCTCGGCGAGATCGAACCGCTGACCCGGCTGAGCATCACCCCGGACGGCTACACCTTCCAGGTGGAAGAGGTTCTGCTGGTCTTCGACCACGGGCCGGACAACTCCGCCTCGATCATCCGCGACATCACCGAACGCTACCCGTTCGCCCGCGGCATCTGGCTGAGCAAGAACTTCGGCCAGCACGCCGCCACCCTGGCCGGCATGGCCTCCTCCGGCGGCGACTGGATCGTCACCCTCGACGAGGACGGCCAGCACGACCCGCGCGCCATCGGCGGGATGCTGGACACCGCCATGCGTGAGCAGGCCTCCGTCGTCTACGCCAAACCCACCAATCCCGCCCCGCACGGTGCTCTCCGCAACGGCGCGTCCAAGGCCGCCAAGTACCTGCTCACCAAGCTGTCCGGCTCGGGTGCCGCCGCCGACTACCAGAGCTACCGGCTCATGCTCGGCAACATCGGCCGCAGCGTCGCCGCGTATGCCGGCAGCGGCGTGTACCTCGACGTCGCCATCGGTTGGGTCGCGGCCCGCGTCACGACGTCTCCGGTGGAGCTGCGCGAGGAGGGCGAACGTAGCTCCGGCTACTCCGCACGCCGGCTGTTCTCGCACTTCTGGCGCATGATCCTCACCACCGGCACCCGGGGGCTGCGGCTCGTCAGCGGCCTGGGCGTGATCTTCGCCCTCGTCGGCGTAGTCTTCGCCGTGGTCATCTTCATCCAGCGGCTCGCCGGCGACATCGCCATCCAGGGGTGGGCGTCGTTGAGCGTTCTGGTGCTCCTGAGCGCCGGGTTCATCCTGTTCTCGTTGGGCATCATCGCCGAGTACATCGGCATCAACGTGAACATGGCCATGGGCAAGCCGCCGTACCTGATCACCACCGACCCGGCGGATGGGCCTCTCGGGCGGACGCACAAAGCCGCGAAGTGA
- a CDS encoding glycosyltransferase family A protein: MSTNSLPSGPTPSSQAEPLVSIVIPAYNNADYLDDTMKSVLGQTYTNLEVIVSDHASTDDTWAVMQRYSSDPRVTLLHTEGGGGALRNWNRVSQAATGELIKLVCGDDLLYPTIVAQQVAALVSTPGAVLAASPRDIVDANGVPVLKDRGLAGLTGVHDGTVAVRKTVTQGTNIFGEPGCVLMRTSVLKKVGWWDSRWPYLIDETSYSLVLLEGKFVGVPGSLAGFRISDSQWSVRLVNEQAEQAIGFHNWMAQTRPDVVSGLDRRIGNTRARIMAQVRRLAYLWLGRRMSKAVKADAAA, encoded by the coding sequence ATGAGTACCAACTCGCTGCCTTCGGGCCCCACTCCTTCCAGCCAGGCCGAACCCCTCGTCTCCATCGTGATCCCCGCGTACAACAACGCTGATTACCTGGACGACACGATGAAGTCGGTTCTCGGTCAGACCTACACCAACCTCGAGGTGATCGTCTCCGACCACGCGTCGACCGACGACACCTGGGCGGTCATGCAGCGCTACAGCTCCGATCCCCGGGTCACCCTGCTGCACACCGAGGGCGGCGGCGGGGCCCTGCGCAACTGGAACCGGGTGAGCCAGGCGGCCACGGGCGAGCTGATCAAGCTCGTCTGCGGCGACGATCTGCTCTACCCCACCATCGTTGCCCAGCAGGTAGCCGCTCTCGTGTCCACGCCCGGCGCTGTGCTCGCCGCCTCGCCGCGCGACATCGTCGACGCCAACGGCGTTCCGGTGCTCAAGGACCGCGGCCTGGCCGGCCTGACCGGCGTGCACGACGGCACCGTCGCCGTGCGGAAGACCGTGACCCAGGGCACCAACATCTTCGGCGAGCCCGGCTGTGTGCTCATGCGCACGAGCGTTCTCAAGAAGGTCGGCTGGTGGGATTCCCGCTGGCCCTACCTGATCGATGAGACCTCTTATTCCCTGGTGCTCCTCGAGGGTAAGTTCGTCGGCGTTCCCGGCAGCCTGGCCGGATTCCGTATCTCCGACAGCCAGTGGAGCGTGCGGCTGGTCAACGAACAGGCCGAGCAGGCGATCGGCTTCCACAACTGGATGGCCCAGACCCGGCCCGACGTCGTCTCCGGCCTCGACCGGCGAATCGGCAACACCCGCGCCCGCATCATGGCCCAGGTGCGCCGGCTGGCGTACCTCTGGCTCGGCCGTCGCATGTCCAAGGCGGTGAAGGCGGATGCAGCGGCCTGA
- a CDS encoding glycosyltransferase: MTRTSAARTVAVVVAYNRRDLLIEVLDALAAQTVPVAAVVVVDNASTDDTAALVRDRFGYADLVSVSRNTGGAGGFAIGAARAVMRQHADLVWLMDDDTVPTPTALEALIGSVGDDPLVTIAGSRVVWTDGQDHPMNTPRVKPFVGSRERAAATAREALPVRSSSFVSMLVRADAVRRHGLPIADYFIWNDDFEFSTRILRRSRGLFVPASVVVHKTVKLGATDIDPGERFYYEVRNKVWLLRLARGLSPAEKVLYAGSTVRRWARTFRASANRPVLVSGLRRGLSDGFRSRPRPNTVALAGLGEASDDVAACEAGVARA; encoded by the coding sequence ATGACCCGAACGTCGGCGGCTCGCACCGTCGCGGTCGTGGTGGCCTACAACCGGCGTGACCTGCTCATCGAGGTGCTCGACGCCCTCGCCGCGCAGACCGTTCCGGTCGCTGCGGTCGTGGTGGTCGACAACGCCTCAACGGATGACACCGCCGCGCTGGTGCGGGACCGGTTCGGGTACGCGGACCTCGTGTCGGTGTCCCGTAACACCGGCGGCGCCGGTGGCTTCGCGATCGGGGCGGCCCGGGCCGTGATGCGCCAGCACGCCGACCTGGTCTGGCTGATGGACGACGACACCGTGCCCACCCCGACGGCCCTCGAGGCTCTCATCGGCAGTGTCGGCGACGACCCGCTGGTCACCATCGCGGGCTCCAGAGTCGTCTGGACCGACGGCCAGGACCACCCGATGAACACCCCACGGGTCAAGCCGTTCGTCGGGTCGCGGGAACGCGCCGCCGCGACGGCACGGGAGGCGCTTCCGGTGCGGAGCTCGTCGTTCGTGTCGATGCTCGTCCGTGCGGACGCGGTGCGCCGGCACGGCCTGCCGATCGCCGACTACTTCATCTGGAACGACGACTTCGAATTCTCCACGCGCATCCTGCGCCGCAGCAGGGGGCTGTTCGTGCCCGCCAGCGTCGTCGTGCACAAGACCGTGAAGCTCGGCGCGACCGACATCGACCCGGGCGAGCGCTTCTACTATGAGGTGCGCAACAAGGTGTGGCTGCTGCGCCTGGCCCGCGGGCTGAGCCCGGCCGAGAAGGTGCTCTACGCCGGATCGACCGTGCGTCGGTGGGCGCGCACCTTCCGCGCCTCGGCCAACCGCCCGGTCCTGGTGTCGGGGCTCCGCCGCGGCCTGAGCGACGGATTCCGCAGCCGCCCGCGGCCCAACACTGTGGCGCTGGCCGGTTTGGGCGAGGCCTCCGACGATGTCGCCGCCTGCGAGGCCGGGGTGGCCCGGGCATGA
- a CDS encoding glycosyltransferase — MTGTEFSLLLPVYAGDKAAYFAKAFASTVVDQSRRPSDVVIVQDGPIGTDLAAAVAAATAASPVPVNHVRLPANVGLARALETGLGHCAHDVVARMDADDISLPTRFELQLAVIEAGFDLVGTGMLEFDEAGRVLGKRIPPTDADDIVASARFHDPFNHPTVVYRRSVVARAGGYRELPLMEDYWLFARMIQAGALVANLPDPLVMYRVDAGAYGRRGGLTLFRSEIALQRSLLKDRFVTRGQFLRNVLVRGGYRFVPVSLRRVAYRRFIVRNYANDAD, encoded by the coding sequence ATGACCGGCACCGAATTCTCGCTCCTGCTCCCGGTCTACGCCGGAGACAAGGCCGCCTACTTCGCCAAGGCGTTCGCCAGCACCGTGGTCGACCAGAGCCGGCGACCCAGCGACGTCGTGATCGTGCAGGACGGTCCCATCGGCACCGATCTGGCCGCCGCCGTGGCCGCCGCGACTGCCGCATCGCCCGTGCCGGTCAACCATGTGCGCCTGCCCGCCAACGTGGGCCTGGCCCGTGCGCTGGAGACCGGGCTCGGACATTGCGCCCACGATGTCGTCGCCCGGATGGACGCCGACGACATCTCGCTGCCGACCCGGTTCGAACTGCAGCTGGCCGTCATCGAGGCCGGCTTCGATCTGGTCGGCACCGGAATGCTGGAATTCGATGAGGCCGGCCGGGTGCTCGGCAAACGGATCCCGCCCACCGACGCCGACGACATCGTCGCGTCCGCGCGCTTCCACGACCCGTTCAACCACCCCACGGTCGTGTACCGGCGCTCGGTCGTGGCGCGCGCTGGCGGCTACCGGGAACTTCCGCTGATGGAGGACTACTGGCTCTTCGCCCGGATGATCCAGGCCGGCGCGCTGGTGGCGAACCTGCCGGATCCACTGGTGATGTACCGGGTGGATGCGGGGGCGTACGGCCGCCGCGGCGGCCTCACCCTGTTCCGCAGCGAGATCGCCTTGCAGCGCAGCCTGCTCAAGGACCGTTTTGTCACCCGTGGCCAGTTCCTCCGCAATGTGCTCGTGCGCGGCGGGTACCGTTTTGTCCCGGTGTCCCTCAGACGGGTGGCGTACCGCCGCTTCATCGTGAGAAATTACGCCAATGACGCCGACTGA